The sequence AAGATGAACCAATAGATACCAAGTAGATTTCACAACTTCGATTTTGATCCATTATCTAAATTCCAATATAGGGACCTCGCCCCTTGGCCCGAGCAAGGAAAGAGGGGAGGAACTCTGTCAATTCTATAGAGAATGACAAGAATGCACATCACCACCACATACGTAGAGGGGGAGAAGCGGGGGAGGCCGCCCATCATGAGAAGAATCTCACGGAGCAGGAGAAGGACCTCACCCAGTGGACGATGCAGCAACACCTCACCCGTGGCACAAGGGGATGACAAGATCCACTGGTATTAGGATCGCCCACCTACCACTCATCAACCAAAAGAGGGACGAGGGGCTGGTCTTGAAGGAGAACGGCAAGGACAAAGATGAGCATGGGGTGGTGGTCGCAGTAAGTGGCTCCGAATTCGGTGtggtcatctctctctctctctctctctctctctctctcccttgctctctctctctctctctctctctttctatcagTTTTGGACGGGGCGGTTTCTGCCTTTTATTGAAATAAATGCTAATAGTCCTACCAATCTAAAAGTAGGAACGTTGGTTGATTTGGCTCTGCTACGTATGGTCCTGATAGAATCGCCAAACTGAAGAGTTCATGTGTAGAAAAAAATGCGCCACAGAATAAATGTTTTGACGCTGAAGAGCTTAACGACATTAATAGATACACACTCCTTAAATTGTAAACATTGACAATGGTAGGCTAATGATATCATTTAGTTTTTAAATCAATTTTGGTCTATATCAATAGAACATGGAATCCAACCATATATAGGATAAATATACCCAGAGATACAACttgcaccccaaagttcaacccggtCTAGGAAGCCAACCACACTATTATCGCTAGACCAAGCTAACAACCTTGTGTGGAAAGGCTCAGAAGAAGATGGTGTGCAAAAATGCAAACCACTTTCACATTCATTACTTGTTGCCGCTTCTATGATTCTTAAGAATGCAAATTTGACTAATAGAACTTAAAATAGCAAGTGGTAGACACATGTTGCACAAATTCTAGAAACTGGCAATGTAGGCAAAATCATACCTTTTCTTGAGTCTAAGTACCCATGCTGATGTTATAGAGCAAATATTTATATTGGGCACCATGTTGATATTCAAGATCTATTAGTATTCGGGGCTACTAGCCCTCGCGGGCAGGCTGGAGTGACTATTTTCAGCATTTTCATGAGAGGATTTGTTAAAGATTACAAGGATGGATGTAAAAACAAATATCACTACAGGCCCAAGAGGGAACATTGCTATGGGCCGCCCGGGACGCCGGTTCCTTTGAATGGGGTGTATGTGAGAGCCTGCTTTAATATGAATGAtagatgatagactactcatatcaacaatTTTTTTTCTTATCCAGGAGCCCATCCGAAAGGAACCTCAAAATTAGGCGTGCTTGGCTTGGAGCTTGGACCGATTTAAGAATGGGTGGCCGACTGAAAAGTTAACCCCGGATGTGCATGAGTGAGGACCAAGTGTGTAGGAAAGACTAGTGTCGGTCCAGTCTAGATCCTACCAGGCATAACAGCCAGGACATGTCACTGTGGTCGGGGCGTTACACGTCGTTGGCAGCCATCCTTCGAAACAAAAATGACCGACCCAAATTTGAAAGCACGGTATCATATCTATTCATATCTCTAAGATTTTTGTTAGTTTGATTGCATTAGAAAAATAAAGGATTCTTTCAAAGTAGTACCTCCGCATAAAAATTAGCCTACAAAAACGTTTTTCATTTTGATACGGAGGTAATAATTCTTAGCAAATTTTATATAGGATTCAACCCAGTAACCCCCCAGTGCCTAGGGCACTTTTAATTCAAACGAATTTTATTGGATTTTTTTGGAGGATTTAAATCCTTATGAATCTCTCCTCATAAATCATCTGACTCATAGGATTATAATTTTACAAGGATTGCTTTGCACTATTTTGAAAGAAAGTTTCACCCACTCGAACATCTTCCTACATTTTTTTTGCTTTCCGGTGTTACCAAACATATTTTTTAAtctaattttattttagttttctattCTATAGGATTCAAGAGAATAATGCTGCTTTAATATTGACGAGGCACTCTTTGTAGATCAGGTGTGTTTGGGGTATTCAGTGTGTGCCGCTCAGCGGATTGTGTCAGTTTTCCTTGGTTTTTCGCTGATTAACTGCGCAATTCTCTTCAGCTAAATTAGTGGATTGactctgttttttttaaataacctGTGAACCAAGAGACTCTGGAAGTGGTATGATATTCGTCTGAAGCAAAGAGACTCTGAAAATGGAATGAAAGACGTTTGAATCAAGCAGACAGCCTTACCCCACTTGGGAGCAccaatttgatttttgcacaaGATCCAAAACAGTAGCTATCTTGTCAGTTTGGAACTGGCACCAAGCGAATCAATAAAATCTTTAGGTTCTATCCTAAGAAAAAAAAAACTGGTAGCCACCTCCCACACCACTCGATAGCCGTGCACTCGGGCACTTCATCGTCTCCTCAGTCCTCAGTCCTCACCCACGTGGGGTGGTCAGTTACTCAGTCCCCAGTTGGCAAGGAACACACCACGCCACACACACACCGGGAGCGAGAGAGATGGCGACAGGAGTGGGGGAGGCCAGGGGGGAGACGGTGCTGGTCACCGGCGCCAGCGGCTTCATCGGCTCCTGGACcgtgcgcctcctcctcgcccgcggCTACGACGTCCACGCCGCCGTCCTCAACCCCGGTCAGTGCCACCCTCCGTCCCACCCTGCACCGCCATTACGTTGACCAGAGACGGacctgcgatgcggcggaggccaccGTTTGATTTTGTCGCTGGCGTGCCGCAGATGACAAGGCCGAGACGGAGCACCTCCTGGCGCTCGCCGGGGGCGACGAGGCCCGCGTCCGCTTCTTCCCGTGCGACCTCCTCGACGGCGCCGCCATGCTCGCCGCCGCGCGCGGCTGCTCCGGCGTCTTCCACCTCGCCTCGCCCTGCACCGTCGACCGCGTCCTCGACCCGCAGGTACCGCTGTGCTGCCCCGCGTGCTCCCCGTGACCGTCCCGCCGTTGTTGCTTCAGAGTTCAGTCCTCTCAGTACGGGGTGGCGTTTTGTGGCCGCAGAAGGAGCTGGTGGTGCCGGCCGTGGAGGGGACGCTCAACGTGCTACGCGCCGCCAAGGAGGCCGGGGGCGTGCGCCGGGTGGTGGTGACCTCGTCCGTCTCCGCCGTTGTGCCCAGCCCCGGGTGGCCCGCCGGGGAGGTCCTCGACGAGCGCTGCTGGACCGACATCGACTACTGCGAGAAGAACGGGGTGAGATGATACGACCACCTTACAAAAGTGCAGTTACTAACCATGCCAAAAACAACCTGCAGTGCATGGAAATGCTATCTGCAACCTGCAGTGCAGTACAGTTTGTTACTGCAGAAGTGCATAGTTTGTTTGATGAGATGAAAATATGAAATCACATActgtatttttttagaaaaggatgaAATCACATATGGCTCAGTTGTGCAGATGACAGAATGATCCAACTTCCCCCCCAATCTGATTTGATTCTATTGAATCAATGGACAGAAATTTTGCACATAGAGGGCATCTTGTAAAATTGTTAAGATGAAACGCGGTTATCTCAGGTTCTATCTTTTCTTGGACAGGTCTGGTACCCTGCTTCAAAGACACTGGCTGAGAAGGCAGCATGGAAGTTTGCAGAGGAGAATGGACTGGATGTAGTTGTTGTCAATCCAGGGACTGTTTTGGGCCCGATGATTCCGCCAAGGATCAATGCTAGCATGGCCATGTTTCTTCGCTTACTTGAAGGTACGCTATTACGATCATGCAGTCTTGATAATTCTCTGTTCATAGTTTAAGATCTTTTTCATAATTTGCCAGATAAAGAAATTTATATAGTACTACTCTTTAATCATTGCTTAGTACCTCTAGAATGTTTGCTGATAGGTTAGCAATAATATCATGAGTAACAGACTGAAGCAGGGGCAATTCATGAACTTGTACGAACTGAACACATTCTTTTCCTGATGAAACCTTCATATAACATCTAAATTCACAACCTTAAGCATCAGCAAATGGATGATCGAATTTGTACTTGTACTTTACGAGAACTGGCCGAAATGATGCTACTTACGCTGTACTACTTCATATTCTGCAGTGGTTAGTACTACTAGAGAGTAACTGCAAGGTTTGTCATATCTGAACCCTTTTCTGCTCCATACTTTACACAACAATTCCTCTGCTTTG comes from Triticum aestivum cultivar Chinese Spring chromosome 5B, IWGSC CS RefSeq v2.1, whole genome shotgun sequence and encodes:
- the LOC123113962 gene encoding phenylacetaldehyde reductase, whose product is MATGVGEARGETVLVTGASGFIGSWTVRLLLARGYDVHAAVLNPDDKAETEHLLALAGGDEARVRFFPCDLLDGAAMLAAARGCSGVFHLASPCTVDRVLDPQKELVVPAVEGTLNVLRAAKEAGGVRRVVVTSSVSAVVPSPGWPAGEVLDERCWTDIDYCEKNGVWYPASKTLAEKAAWKFAEENGLDVVVVNPGTVLGPMIPPRINASMAMFLRLLEGCTEEYKDFFIGPVHVEDVALAHITLFENPSASGRHLCVEPICHWSDFASKVAELYPDYKVPKFPEDTQPGLVRAEAVPKKLKALGLQFTPLEKIIRDAVESLRSRGCIA